In Marinicauda algicola, one DNA window encodes the following:
- a CDS encoding sterol desaturase family protein yields the protein MPNLPDPILLAIPVFVALIIAEMIYARVTGRAQFEPGDTAASLVMGFGNVVSGIALGFVSIAWFVFLERFALLEIGYAWWAFVLAFVLDDFVYYWSHRFAHTVRWWWADHVVHHSSQHYNLSTALRQPWLSPLTLKFIFFGSWLVLIGFPPAMVAFVGALNLVYQFWIHTEVVGKLPAPIEAVMNTPSHHRVHHATNPRYLDRNYAGVFIVWDRMFGTFEPEREDEPCRYGIVKNLGTHNPWVISMHEWWGIIKDVRSAKTLREALGYWLGPPGWSPDGSRDSSKIIKARWAALQAGAGNAGEPDRQRERTERVPAE from the coding sequence ATGCCGAACCTGCCTGACCCGATCCTTCTGGCCATCCCCGTGTTCGTCGCTCTGATCATCGCGGAGATGATCTATGCGCGGGTGACGGGCAGGGCGCAGTTCGAGCCCGGCGATACCGCGGCGAGCCTCGTCATGGGTTTCGGCAATGTCGTCTCCGGCATCGCGCTCGGCTTCGTATCGATCGCCTGGTTCGTGTTCCTCGAGCGGTTTGCCCTGCTCGAGATCGGCTATGCCTGGTGGGCCTTCGTGCTGGCCTTCGTGCTCGACGATTTCGTGTATTACTGGTCGCACCGGTTTGCGCATACCGTACGCTGGTGGTGGGCCGACCATGTCGTGCATCACTCCTCGCAGCACTACAATCTGTCGACCGCGCTGCGCCAGCCCTGGCTCAGCCCGCTCACTCTCAAGTTCATCTTCTTCGGCTCGTGGCTGGTGCTGATCGGCTTTCCGCCGGCCATGGTCGCCTTCGTCGGCGCGCTGAACCTGGTCTACCAGTTCTGGATTCACACCGAGGTGGTCGGCAAACTGCCCGCCCCGATCGAGGCGGTGATGAACACGCCCTCCCATCACCGCGTCCATCACGCGACGAACCCGCGCTATCTCGACCGCAACTATGCCGGGGTGTTCATCGTCTGGGACAGGATGTTCGGCACGTTCGAACCCGAGCGCGAGGACGAGCCCTGCCGCTACGGCATCGTGAAGAATCTCGGCACCCACAATCCGTGGGTCATCTCGATGCACGAATGGTGGGGCATCATCAAGGACGTGCGCTCGGCGAAAACCCTGCGCGAGGCGCTGGGCTACTGGCTCGGCCCGCCCGGCTGGTCGCCGGACGGCAGCCGGGACTCCTCGAAGATCATCAAGGCCAGGTGGGCCGCCCTGCAGGCCGGTGCAGGCAACGCCGGCGAGCCGGATCGGCAGCGCGAGCGCACCGAGCGCGTTCCGGCCGAATAG
- a CDS encoding ferritin-like domain-containing protein: MTALRDLYPMPDIDPHWHVPQEFDAVFDWRFDEGRTTLMHLYQKGKDMQWDAVNRIDWELELDPENPMQMPDEAVPIYGSDVWNRMTDKEKAEMRRHGQAWNISQFLQGEQAALLAASKIVQSVPDLDSKFYAATQVMDEARHVEAYRKLMTKFGVAYPMTTPLEELVNDALRDSRWDMTYLAMQVVIEGLALAAFGTIRDIAQNPLARMVNAYVMEDEARHVAFGRLSLRDYYPQLTQKERDEREEFLVDACYLMRDRMTQGNVVYETLGLPVEECEEFTQQSEIVKLYRTLLFQRIVPIVKDIGLWGPRIRKAYEDMGVMQFAELDPETLQKQDEGIAREIDANKTRRDYIAAVAAHAE, encoded by the coding sequence ATGACGGCCCTGCGCGACCTCTACCCGATGCCGGACATCGACCCCCACTGGCACGTGCCCCAGGAGTTCGACGCCGTCTTCGACTGGCGCTTCGACGAAGGGCGCACCACGCTCATGCACCTCTATCAGAAGGGCAAGGACATGCAGTGGGATGCGGTCAACCGCATCGACTGGGAACTCGAACTCGACCCCGAAAACCCGATGCAGATGCCCGACGAGGCGGTGCCGATCTACGGTTCGGACGTCTGGAACAGGATGACGGACAAGGAAAAGGCCGAGATGCGCCGGCACGGCCAGGCCTGGAACATCTCCCAGTTCCTGCAGGGCGAGCAGGCCGCGCTCCTGGCCGCCTCCAAGATCGTCCAGTCCGTGCCCGATCTCGATTCGAAATTCTACGCCGCGACCCAGGTCATGGACGAGGCCCGTCACGTCGAGGCCTACCGCAAGCTGATGACCAAGTTCGGCGTCGCCTATCCGATGACCACCCCGCTGGAGGAGCTGGTCAACGACGCGCTGCGCGATTCGCGCTGGGACATGACCTATCTCGCCATGCAGGTGGTGATCGAGGGACTGGCACTCGCCGCCTTCGGCACGATCCGCGACATCGCCCAGAACCCGCTCGCGCGCATGGTCAACGCCTATGTCATGGAAGACGAGGCGCGCCATGTCGCCTTCGGCCGGCTCTCGCTTCGCGACTACTATCCCCAGCTCACCCAGAAGGAACGCGACGAGCGCGAGGAATTCCTCGTCGATGCCTGCTATCTCATGCGCGACCGCATGACCCAGGGCAATGTCGTCTACGAGACGCTCGGCCTGCCGGTCGAGGAGTGCGAGGAATTCACCCAGCAGTCGGAGATCGTGAAGCTCTACCGCACCCTCTTGTTCCAGCGCATCGTGCCCATCGTGAAGGATATCGGCCTCTGGGGTCCGAGAATCCGCAAGGCCTACGAGGACATGGGCGTGATGCAGTTCGCCGAACTCGATCCCGAAACCCTGCAGAAGCAGGACGAGGGCATCGCGCGGGAGATCGACGCCAACAAGACGCGCCGCGACTATATCGCCGCGGTCGCCGCGCACGCGGAATAG